A single window of Sphingobacteriales bacterium DNA harbors:
- a CDS encoding riboflavin synthase → MFTGIVQTFGKIIDVVNDKSNVHFTIESNLSKQLKIDQSVAHNGVCLTVVKQNKQSHTVTAIKETIDKTTLGTWEKGDKINLELAMQANAFLDGHIVQGHVDQVAICKKIELQEGSTMFYFKFIEKPKYALVDKGSVCVDGTSLTVVKAKKKLFSVAIIPYTLEHTLFHQYQVGSIVNIEFDIFGKYVENFLKQSKKSKK, encoded by the coding sequence ATGTTCACAGGAATTGTACAAACTTTCGGTAAAATTATTGATGTTGTAAATGACAAATCTAATGTGCATTTTACCATCGAAAGCAATCTATCTAAGCAACTAAAAATTGACCAAAGTGTAGCACACAATGGCGTTTGTCTGACTGTAGTTAAGCAAAATAAACAATCGCATACGGTAACTGCAATAAAAGAAACTATTGATAAAACAACATTAGGTACTTGGGAAAAAGGAGATAAGATAAACTTAGAATTAGCTATGCAAGCTAATGCATTTCTAGACGGACACATTGTACAAGGTCATGTAGACCAAGTAGCAATTTGTAAAAAAATTGAACTGCAAGAAGGTAGTACTATGTTTTATTTTAAATTCATAGAAAAACCAAAATATGCTTTAGTAGACAAAGGTTCAGTATGTGTTGATGGTACAAGTTTAACAGTAGTAAAAGCAAAGAAAAAGTTATTTAGTGTAGCAATTATACCATATACATTAGAACATACATTATTCCATCAATACCAAGTTGGAAGTATAGTAAATATAGAGTTTGATATATTTGGAAAATATGTAGAAAATTTCCTTAAGCAATCTAAAAAATCAAAGAAATAG
- a CDS encoding gliding motility-associated C-terminal domain-containing protein, whose translation MLIPPKQSQTSNVNGYLYPNQIRSGLNNQFNINANTGEIIWEYPQLSGIYNIAILIKEYRAGLLIGTVVRDMQIFVDSTNNRPPVLQIPQNICVVAGDSVRFSVSASDPDAGQLVTLTSNSTAYNQIVNSAVFVANPPNNPVSGLFRWKTDCAHLNKNDYPILFKATDNFDDLHSLRVQHNDFEPQPLVDIKTLYIRIVAPAPQNPVAQIITSNSSVKISWDSLYLCSNNTKFLNFSIWRKIRCAATLNNYNTELAAQGYQKISTTNLYTFIDNTIDVGNEYSYKIVAEFGDKPAQGVPINTFRSIASEEICVRLPLDLPIIYNVDVRNTSTSTGSIYIEWSRPSASELDTTINIAPYTFVLYRADGINGTNFTPIHSVSANSYSLLNDTSFIDTNLNTEENSYTYKVMFIANNDTLGFSGTSSSVFLQTTPDYKSIVLSWSSNTAWENYEYVVYRKLPGSTTYDSIAIVSTTTFRDTGLIIDSTYCYKIKAFGQYNILGLKQPLINFSQEKCDVPIDTTSPCAPTLAVDNFCKNTTLTQDDFVNYLAWSFASTCDTSTIVQTNVYYKSYNSSVYVQIDSFSRTSVLAYAHDLNTLKSLAGCYYIETVAKNKKRTISNIICVDDCPIYELPNTFTPNADNQNDLFTPILPYRGVSKIDMKVYNRWGNLVFETNNPDINWNGMDIKNDKDLNTAVYYYVCYIYYKTANGEQKLSEPLSGYIHLFR comes from the coding sequence ATGCTCATTCCACCAAAACAATCACAAACATCAAATGTAAATGGTTATTTATATCCAAATCAAATAAGAAGTGGATTAAATAATCAATTCAATATAAATGCTAATACAGGAGAAATAATTTGGGAATACCCTCAATTATCAGGAATATATAATATTGCAATTCTAATAAAAGAATACAGAGCAGGACTTTTAATAGGTACAGTTGTTAGAGACATGCAAATATTTGTTGATTCAACAAATAACAGACCACCAGTATTACAAATCCCACAAAATATATGTGTAGTTGCAGGCGACAGTGTTAGGTTTTCTGTAAGTGCATCTGATCCAGATGCAGGTCAATTAGTTACACTAACATCAAATAGTACAGCATACAACCAGATAGTTAATTCAGCAGTTTTTGTTGCAAATCCACCAAACAATCCAGTTTCTGGTTTGTTTAGATGGAAAACAGATTGCGCACATCTAAATAAAAATGACTATCCAATTTTATTTAAAGCAACAGATAATTTTGATGATTTACACTCATTAAGAGTCCAACATAATGATTTTGAACCTCAGCCTCTTGTAGATATAAAAACATTATATATTAGAATTGTAGCACCAGCACCTCAAAATCCAGTTGCACAAATTATAACTTCCAATAGTAGCGTTAAAATATCTTGGGATAGTTTGTATTTATGTAGCAATAATACCAAATTCTTGAATTTTTCTATTTGGAGAAAAATACGTTGTGCTGCTACTCTAAATAATTATAATACTGAATTAGCAGCTCAAGGATATCAAAAAATAAGTACCACAAATCTTTATACATTTATAGATAATACAATTGATGTAGGAAATGAATATAGTTATAAAATAGTGGCAGAGTTTGGAGATAAACCAGCTCAAGGTGTGCCAATAAATACGTTTAGAAGTATTGCATCCGAAGAAATATGTGTGCGTTTGCCATTAGATTTACCAATTATTTATAATGTAGATGTAAGAAATACATCCACTTCAACTGGAAGTATATATATAGAATGGTCAAGACCAAGTGCTTCCGAATTAGATACTACAATAAATATTGCACCATATACTTTTGTATTATACAGAGCAGATGGAATAAATGGTACGAATTTTACACCTATACATTCTGTTTCTGCCAATTCATATTCATTGTTAAATGATACAAGTTTCATAGATACTAATTTGAATACAGAAGAAAATAGTTATACTTATAAAGTAATGTTTATTGCAAATAATGATACATTAGGTTTTTCTGGAACATCTTCTAGTGTATTCTTGCAAACGACACCAGACTATAAAAGTATTGTGCTTTCATGGAGTTCAAATACTGCATGGGAAAACTACGAATATGTAGTTTATAGAAAATTACCAGGAAGTACGACTTATGACTCAATAGCTATTGTAAGTACAACTACATTTAGAGACACAGGATTAATAATTGATAGTACTTATTGTTATAAAATTAAAGCATTTGGCCAATACAACATTTTAGGTTTAAAACAACCATTAATTAATTTTTCTCAAGAGAAATGTGATGTTCCTATAGATACAACATCACCATGTGCACCAACACTTGCAGTTGATAATTTTTGTAAGAATACAACATTGACTCAAGATGATTTTGTCAATTACCTTGCATGGAGTTTCGCTAGTACATGTGATACAAGTACCATTGTTCAAACAAATGTGTATTATAAATCATACAACTCATCAGTGTATGTACAAATAGACAGCTTTAGTAGAACAAGTGTATTAGCATATGCACACGATTTGAATACATTAAAATCCTTAGCTGGTTGTTATTACATAGAAACTGTTGCTAAGAATAAGAAAAGAACAATATCCAATATTATATGTGTGGATGATTGTCCAATCTATGAATTGCCAAATACATTTACACCAAATGCAGATAATCAAAATGACTTATTTACGCCAATTTTGCCATATCGTGGTGTGTCCAAAATAGATATGAAAGTGTACAATAGATGGGGAAACTTAGTGTTCGAAACCAATAATCCTGATATTAATTGGAATGGTATGGATATTAAAAATGACAAAGATTTAAACACAGCAGTGTATTATTATGTATGTTACATATATTACAAAACAGCTAATGGAGAGCAAAAATTATCAGAACCATTAAGCGGATATATACATTTATTTAGATAA
- a CDS encoding glycoside hydrolase family 1 protein produces the protein MALLKFPENFIWGTSTAAYQIEKAGEHDWKGFKSMDGSIFDNCSMHDSHRDEDLELICQVSNGYRMSHDWSKLQKAPFAEFDEKEADAYLQFMQELKNRGMHIMLVLHHFTHPKWFVEAGSWEKGDNYKMWVDFAKKSVDKYGHLVDTWNTFNEPNVYVSNGYLMGNFPPFKKGKLFLARKVLKKMEMAHNEVYDYIHQRFPNAKVGISHNTVKFVGEIFPGHLLAKLFDWWFMDYCHKHFQKVDFQGLSYYARMPFRPLPIDNITQPGKLEKLGRKSDLMWEYKPEEFYHIFHRYYKENKRPIIITESGVCTHDPNFRIESIKEYLGWIHKAQQDGIPIQGYFHWSTIDNHEWNIGLHYKFGLVSVNFETGERTMTEAGRFMKKVATENAVEV, from the coding sequence ATGGCATTATTAAAATTTCCAGAAAATTTCATTTGGGGCACTTCAACAGCAGCATATCAAATAGAAAAAGCAGGCGAACACGATTGGAAAGGATTTAAAAGTATGGATGGTAGCATCTTTGATAATTGTAGTATGCATGATTCGCACCGTGATGAAGATTTAGAGCTAATATGCCAAGTAAGTAATGGATACAGAATGAGCCACGATTGGAGCAAGCTACAAAAAGCACCATTTGCTGAATTTGATGAGAAAGAAGCTGATGCTTATTTGCAATTTATGCAAGAACTAAAAAACAGAGGCATGCATATAATGCTTGTGTTGCACCATTTTACGCATCCAAAATGGTTTGTGGAGGCTGGTAGTTGGGAAAAAGGCGATAACTACAAAATGTGGGTAGATTTTGCAAAAAAATCAGTAGATAAATATGGACACTTAGTAGATACTTGGAATACTTTCAATGAACCAAACGTATATGTTAGTAATGGATATTTAATGGGTAATTTTCCACCATTCAAAAAAGGTAAGTTGTTTTTAGCTAGAAAAGTTTTGAAAAAGATGGAAATGGCACATAATGAAGTATACGATTATATACATCAGAGATTTCCTAATGCAAAAGTTGGAATATCACACAATACAGTAAAATTTGTTGGAGAAATATTTCCAGGTCATTTATTAGCAAAATTATTCGATTGGTGGTTTATGGATTATTGCCACAAGCATTTCCAAAAAGTAGATTTTCAAGGCTTGAGTTATTATGCCAGAATGCCATTCAGACCATTGCCTATTGATAATATTACACAACCAGGAAAATTAGAAAAATTAGGCAGAAAATCTGATTTGATGTGGGAATATAAACCAGAAGAATTTTACCACATATTTCATAGATATTATAAAGAAAATAAAAGACCAATTATTATCACAGAAAGTGGCGTATGCACACATGACCCAAATTTTAGAATTGAAAGCATTAAAGAATATTTAGGTTGGATACATAAAGCACAACAAGATGGTATTCCAATACAAGGCTATTTCCATTGGAGCACAATAGACAACCATGAATGGAATATTGGCTTACACTACAAATTTGGATTGGTAAGTGTAAATTTTGAAACTGGCGAGCGCACCATGACAGAAGCAGGACGATTTATGAAAAAAGTAGCAACTGAAAACGCAGTTGAAGTTTGA
- a CDS encoding 4-hydroxy-tetrahydrodipicolinate synthase — MSSINLKGVGVALVTPFNEDGTINFNQYEKLCNYVIENKVDYVVVLGTTGEVATMNDKERQDLISATVSVVSKRVPVIAGFGGNYTQKIAEELKSFDLTGVDAILSVSPYYNKPTQDGLYEHYKAIALSTELPLILYNVPGRTSSNIKASTTLKLAENFSNIIAIKEATSDWSQIIELAHNKPDNFYLLSGNDDLIVPQIALGYDGIISVMANATPKLFTEMVHQALNNDFASARKTVFLLDDLINMMFEQGNPAGVKCALHHVDICSENIRLPLMPVSEDLSERIKIKLNSLGL; from the coding sequence ATGAGTAGTATAAATCTAAAAGGCGTAGGCGTTGCATTGGTAACACCATTTAATGAAGATGGAACGATTAATTTTAATCAATACGAGAAACTATGTAACTACGTCATAGAAAATAAGGTGGATTATGTTGTGGTACTTGGAACTACTGGCGAAGTAGCAACTATGAACGACAAAGAAAGACAAGATTTGATAAGTGCAACTGTGAGTGTGGTATCTAAACGTGTTCCTGTTATCGCAGGATTTGGAGGCAACTACACACAAAAAATTGCTGAAGAATTAAAATCATTTGACTTAACTGGTGTAGATGCCATTTTATCAGTTTCGCCATATTACAACAAACCAACTCAAGATGGTTTGTATGAGCATTACAAAGCAATTGCGCTAAGCACTGAATTACCTTTAATTTTATACAATGTTCCAGGAAGAACATCAAGCAATATAAAAGCAAGTACAACCTTAAAACTAGCTGAAAATTTTAGCAATATTATCGCCATAAAAGAAGCAACTTCAGATTGGTCGCAAATAATTGAATTGGCACACAACAAACCTGATAATTTTTATTTATTATCTGGAAATGATGATTTGATTGTACCACAAATAGCTTTAGGTTACGATGGCATTATCTCTGTAATGGCAAATGCCACGCCAAAACTATTCACTGAAATGGTACATCAAGCATTAAACAATGATTTTGCATCAGCAAGAAAAACTGTTTTCCTACTTGATGATTTAATCAATATGATGTTTGAGCAAGGCAACCCAGCTGGCGTAAAATGTGCATTACATCATGTAGATATTTGTAGCGAGAATATCAGATTGCCATTAATGCCTGTGAGTGAAGACTTAAGCGAAAGAATAAAAATTAAATTAAACAGTTTAGGTTTATAG
- a CDS encoding nucleotidyl transferase AbiEii/AbiGii toxin family protein: MLQKQTVAPELLELLEKLMLEDTFSNFNLVGGTSLALQIGHRNSIDIDLFGNAAIETDLFIDIISKIGKTQVLSFSKNILITNINNIKVDFVCYNYPLLDAHLLINNIRLVAKKDIAAMKLNAIAGRGSKKDFIDIFYLLQEFELKDMFDFYSQKYNNNSIFMVYKSLSYFDEADIQPQPLVYDKHFTWEKCKQKIILEIKKI; the protein is encoded by the coding sequence ATGCTACAAAAACAGACAGTTGCTCCAGAACTCTTGGAACTCTTAGAAAAACTAATGTTAGAAGACACATTCTCTAATTTTAATTTAGTTGGAGGTACTTCATTAGCTTTGCAAATTGGGCATAGAAATTCAATAGATATTGATTTATTTGGCAATGCAGCAATTGAAACAGATTTATTTATAGATATTATAAGCAAAATTGGCAAAACTCAAGTTCTTAGTTTTTCTAAAAACATATTAATTACAAATATAAATAATATAAAAGTAGATTTTGTATGTTACAATTATCCACTGTTGGATGCACATCTATTAATTAATAATATAAGATTGGTTGCTAAAAAAGACATTGCAGCCATGAAACTCAACGCTATTGCTGGAAGAGGTTCTAAAAAAGATTTTATAGATATTTTCTACTTGCTACAAGAATTTGAGTTAAAAGATATGTTTGACTTTTATTCACAAAAATACAATAACAACTCAATCTTCATGGTTTATAAGAGCCTTAGTTATTTTGATGAAGCAGATATTCAACCTCAACCTTTAGTATATGATAAACATTTTACATGGGAGAAATGTAAACAAAAAATCATACTCGAAATAAAAAAAATATAA